AATCAATTTTGACAAGCTGATCATTCACTAAGATTTTAGAATCGGTTTCTTTTATGTTACTATTATCTGAAGATACGTGTTCTTCACTCTGAGACTCCTTAATTATCTCTTCATCAATTTCTAAAAAAGAATTATAACCACTTGAATCAATTTCGAAAAGCTGATCTTTCATTAAGATTTTAGAATCGTCTTCTATGTTACTATTATCTGAAGATATGTGTTTTTCACTCTGAGaatcgttaattatctcttcaTCAATCTCTAATAAGGGATTATATCGTTTAGAGTCAATTTGTAAAATTATGTTGTCTAAAAAGGTTTTTgattcaattttttcaatGTGTTCGTCACTCTGAGAAACTTCAATTAGCTCTTCATTAATTTCCAAAAAGTTATTATATCGTTTAGATTCAATTTCCAAAACTATCTCCTCCAACCAGGTTTTTGATTGAACGGTTCTTTCAGTTGTGCTATCATGGGGATTTCTTGTAAAGGTATTTACAATTCCTGATAATCAATGaaggaaaatataataaattagaCATCggataatttaaaaaatacatttcTAAATTCTGAAGAATAATAGAATTTAGGTATAAGCCGTATCGAGGTCATTCTTACGACCTAGATAACACAATAAAGTGGAACTTGGAAGCACGAGCTAATCAAGCTTCCTTTTCACCTCATGTGCTTCCTTTTATTGTCATACTCGTAGTTTGACATCGAGCCGACTATTaaccaaaatttgaatcaaaatttaaatttcaggGTCTAGCAATCAATGTTCAACAATCAACATAGATACACATATTCAAAAGTAATCGAAATTAATATAGGTAGATCTAAAGTTTAACCCTCTTTGCggttaatttatatttcattaacgacactaattttaaatatttacccatCAAAGTTTTGGCCAACATCCGCCCAATTGATTTTGAAAGTGGTGCCATAACTATTCTTGCATCCATATAAAAAGTTTCTTCGGGTCTTGGTAATTTTTTCTTGTCACCGAATTTAgatttatatttcaaattttgaacTGGTATGCCCATAAATCCTTGTATAAACCAAGAGCCAGCGCTTTTATTAGCCAATAGCAATGAAGTCTGTTGACTACTTTCGGGCAAAATGGAATTGCTTGGATCAAAATCGGTCTCGTTGGTTGCTTGGCAAGGCATCTCCATATCGGATAGTCTAAAATAATGAATGCATCCTTGTTCATCCTTGTCATTGGATTGTTGACGAGACCATTCCGTTATATCCATTTGTTTGGCACTCGGCGCCTCTGTATGCTCTGTATTTGGTATTGTCACATTTGTAACTAATTTTGGTTTAATTTCATCATTCATCATACATCCAAAGTCTTTGAATAGATGCTCAATTTTTGGTAGGGAATCGCTTTTTAATGGCTCACTGTCTTTGTCTTTCGGAGgttcaaaatttgaaatattcttgTCGTCCATGATGTACTGCGCTATAAGTTGAATACTTTGagagaatatttaaaaacaaaaaaataagaactGGAGAAATAAAATCGAATAGTTCTAGTTCGACTACCAAATATGTACTAACTAAATGAAAGAAATGAGAGATGTTCCAAAACATCTAAACTTGTGAATGAAAAGTCTAAGGGTTCTTAGATGTTAGATGTTTTATCTCAAATGTCAgtcgtatatatgtatgtataaagcatctatgtatgtatatatgtatatgtggaTGTACTTATTTTACTATGCTTGACCTGCTTGAGCACATCCTGAGTTTATTGCTTTCTTTAGTCACATATCCTTACTCACTCACACGCATGTTGGCCATCGTTCGAAAAGTTTTCCATTGTCCACATGGCAACTACTATTTCCTCTAATTACAATTTGCGCTTTGCTAAACAGAGCGTGCCGAAAAGTGAAAAAGTAAAGCGCACAAGaacccaacaacaaccataggaaaaaaaaaagaagaaaaatataacgAAAATTATATGAAAACGATGAGCCAAGGAAAAgaaagaacagaaaaaaaccaagGTGGAGACAATGGATAAATATGCTTTGGAGTGGGCATCAAATTACATTGACAACAAGTTTTTACTCCAGGGGCTTTTCAataggaaaaaacgaagatgACATAACAAAATCTTCTATGCGTAGCCGACATTGTGATGTACACTTCAATTGCTGTTGCTTTAGTCTCTCACTAGCGGCACTTAGAAGTCCATTGAGTCCTTTTGCTGTTTGCAGGGTATTAAAATAATGCAAAGTTTCTGCTAGATGGATGAATCAACGAAGGGAGAGAAGGGAAGTTAGCCGCCAGCCAAAAGTTAATGGCAAagtatgtaaaaatatttgaatctCAAATATGGATaaaatgtttgtgtgtttgtgtgtgtgtgttggtacTAGAGAAAATGAATTCAAAGCGCTgctaaagtaaataaatagcAAATGCAAACCAAATGGGAAAAACGGTGAAAAACACACAGACaagcataaaaacaaaaaaaaaaaaagacggcaactaaaatgaaaagaaaattttttaaaagtaaaacaatcaaaatttgCGCACCATTAAATTTGTATGGTATTCCGTTTTCCTTTGCCAGAatttcatgtgtgtgtgtgtgtctggactggtctctttgtgtgtgtaagtgtctGCTCTgatatgagtgtgtgtgtgagtgctcTACATTgagtttttttgttgcactGTTTATACCTTTAGATTTaccttcttcttttttcttcttctgctggAATTGGCAAGTAGCTCACTTAACCCCTTGTTACCCTCTTTGTTGACACTTTCTttactctttttctctctctttctatctctctccctcACTCTTTCAGTCTGTCCATGGATTCTCACTCTATTATTTACCTAACAGATTTAGAAGCAAACTTAGCGACATGTTCAAATATGACTAGCATTGaaaatattagttttttgCACATTAGGTGAGTGTCTCGACTACAGAATATCCTTTTGTATTAAAGGAtgtattaaagtcgccaaaaatgtatgtataagacAGAGTAAAGattaatttcacaaaaaaagaattttaggTCTAGGacaaacaaatttgttaaatttggccccgaaattaaatttgaagtCAATTAAAAATCTGAATTTTGTATGAATTTCTTTTACTTGGGTTTTTTAACTTGGCGTGATTTTACGTCACAAATTGATTCAAAAGTATGAAATGATTTTCGTGTTGAAAATTAGcagttttgattaaaattagaTTACCATAAGATACTTTTCTCTCTCTGAAAAAGAATACATTCATGGAGAcctctaataactttatttggCCATTCATTGATTCCTCAAATATGCTCTTCCATACAATGTGTTAGAggaattaaattcaaaacaaataagaaataagttattattgatttatgcattttttaaaaacatgTGTGCACAACTTTTGttagtaaatattttatagAGATTTTAAAAGTGCCTGctataaaagtaaaaaacgacagatataaaatattaaaaataacacACGCTCAAAATGAATTTAGGATCAAACGACCACTGGGCGTATGAGTAACAAATAGTTTACAgagtttaaaatttaaaaaagtctCAAATTAAATTACATACATGAAGACTATAGCAAAAGTAtagtttgttattattattttaaaagccACAGTTAGCCCTAGTTAGCTGCTATTTATAGGAAttcatattaattaaattggcaactaattgaaaatttatttcatcTGAAATTTTGATTATAAATGTTTTGCTTTTAGCATTGagttattatttttcattagGCGGCACTTGACTAAATTTATGAAGATAACATTTGTTATCTGAATTTTTACTTTCATCTCTCAGCTCAGAGCTTTCACCTGGCAGCAGTAGCTCCCCATACAAGGATACGGATGTGTAGAGGCGCAAGGACAGCTGCTTCTACTTCTGCTTCTGGTTCTGATggtgctcctgctgctgctgctgttagcTGCCAGCTGTTGCCAGGATATGCTTGCAGAGCATTAAAACTAATTACTCATAATCATTTTGGCGGCAAGTGCTGGCAACTGAATCTAGGGACTGAGTATTCAGCCGCCTAACTGTGAGCAGCCTGTAAGCAGCCTGTGAGCTTCTTGGCACacattgaaattaattaaaattaagccACATGTGGCAAgaattcaaattttgaaaatgactCAACCGCAAATGATGGGGAAAttagtgtatgtatgtttgttatgtctgtgtgtatttgtgcgggggatgagtgtgtgtgtgtgtatgagaaatggaaaaatcaaaaagtaCAAAGTCAAATTTAACAGAATGTATAACAAATGGTAAATCTctgtaaaattaattaaatttttgtgattTAATAAGAAGAAAGCAAAGAAGACGAATGCCAAGTAAAGAGCGAAAGTCGAACGAGAGCaacagagatagagacagataACGAATGAAAGAGATGATAATAGAAAGTGAGATGGGCTACCGTTGTGGGTGGTTTTATGCTGATTATGCCATGTCACTCTGAATGCatgtggttgtgtgtgtgtgtgtgtgtgtgtgtgtgtgtgtgtctgtttgtgtgtgtagtgAGAGTCAGGTTCGCTGACCTTTTGGTCTGACATTTGCTTTTATCCTCGTCACGATGCCCAGGCAAAGCCAGGTTTTGTTTGTTCTGTTCAttggtgtgtatgtgtttgtatatatatgtgtgtttttatgtatgtgtgtgtgtgtgtgtctgtgtgtaccTCCGCCACCTGCTCGAGCAGCAGCTGGCAAAACATTTGCAACGTTGCCAAGCGCAACGCAGCGCGAAATTATTCTAATTAGGAAACAAACCTTTTCCTCTTTGCCCCTTGTACTACCGAAGGGTAGGGCCCTGGCTGAAGAGCGAGGGGCGGATCCAGAGCAAGAGATTTTATATATAAGGCTGGCATTTGTAGCATATATTTGATTGTAGCAGATCTTGCTTGAGcacttcttctttttctgcAATCCTTTTGGTGGGAGGACAACTCTCTACCAGTTGCTTCTGCCTGGATCCGGCAC
The sequence above is a segment of the Drosophila willistoni isolate 14030-0811.24 chromosome XR unlocalized genomic scaffold, UCI_dwil_1.1 Seg143, whole genome shotgun sequence genome. Coding sequences within it:
- the LOC111518961 gene encoding uncharacterized protein LOC111518961, with the translated sequence MDDKNISNFEPPKDKDSEPLKSDSLPKIEHLFKDFGCMMNDEIKPKLVTNVTIPNTEHTEAPSAKQMDITEWSRQQSNDKDEQGCIHYFRLSDMEMPCQATNETDFDPSNSILPESSQQTSLLLANKSAGSWFIQGFMGIPVQNLKYKSKFGDKKKLPRPEETFYMDARIVMAPLSKSIGRMLAKTLMGIVNTFTRNPHDSTTERTVQSKTWLEEIVLEIESKRYNNFLEINEELIEVSQSDEHIEKIESKTFLDNIILQIDSKRYNPLLEIDEEIINDSQSEKHISSDNSNIEDDSKILMKDQLFEIDSSGYNSFLEIDEEIIKESQSEEHVSSDNSNIKETDSKILVNDQLVKIDSSGYNSLFKIDEENSSSNIIYLKKQDVAENGKDNKQPDIPQIVVKVYQIYEIVDPRNIVKSGIKIFSEPTKIDYLENFKDWKRYGEGEIQIWQKHEPIASYYMLLWDNASFELLIHMKLDANWKIEYFGNSSDTCRWMNLNYANAPKGKLEQLRCRFPESNTAEQFLLLVGDCVEKLCAGFGPKTK